In the genome of Flavobacterium panacagri, one region contains:
- a CDS encoding THUMP domain-containing class I SAM-dependent RNA methyltransferase, translating into MEENFKMIAKCFFGFEEILEKELRTLGAQDVEKGVRMVSFKGDKGFMYKANLSLRTALKILKPIYSFRANNEQALYKGISGLNWSKYLNANQTFVIDTTVHSTYFNHSEFVSQKCKDAIVDQFRERTGQRPSIDKQYPDLRINIHIDKDQVSVALDTSGASLHQRGYRTATNIAPINEVLAAGILLLSGWDGQSHFLDPMCGSGTFLAEAAMIACNIPANINRKEFAFEKWKDWDNDLFDKIIDSLMKKTREFHYTIKGFDKAPSAVSKAKDNIRNANLEDYVTIREDNFFDSEKETEGKLHIVFNPPYDERLDIHMERFYASIGDTLKKNYPGTNAWFITANLEALKFVGLKPSRKIKLFNASLEARLVKYEMYEGSKRTKFQV; encoded by the coding sequence ATGGAAGAAAATTTTAAAATGATTGCCAAATGTTTTTTTGGCTTTGAAGAAATATTAGAAAAAGAACTACGTACACTTGGAGCTCAGGATGTTGAAAAAGGTGTGAGAATGGTGAGTTTTAAAGGAGATAAAGGTTTTATGTACAAAGCTAATTTATCTTTGCGTACGGCTCTTAAAATCTTAAAACCCATTTATTCTTTTAGAGCAAATAATGAACAGGCCTTATACAAAGGGATTTCGGGTTTAAATTGGTCTAAATACCTAAATGCGAATCAGACTTTTGTAATTGATACGACAGTTCATTCTACTTATTTCAATCATTCAGAATTTGTTTCTCAAAAATGTAAAGATGCTATCGTAGATCAGTTTAGAGAAAGAACAGGACAGCGCCCAAGTATTGATAAACAATATCCAGATTTACGAATTAATATTCATATTGACAAAGATCAGGTTTCTGTAGCCTTGGATACTTCTGGAGCTTCACTTCATCAGCGTGGTTACAGAACGGCTACAAATATTGCTCCAATTAACGAGGTTTTAGCAGCAGGAATTCTATTATTATCAGGATGGGATGGACAAAGCCATTTTCTAGATCCAATGTGTGGTTCCGGAACTTTCTTGGCAGAAGCAGCGATGATTGCGTGTAATATTCCGGCAAACATCAACAGAAAAGAATTTGCTTTTGAAAAATGGAAAGACTGGGACAATGATTTGTTTGATAAAATCATTGACAGTTTAATGAAAAAAACAAGAGAGTTTCATTATACTATAAAAGGTTTTGATAAAGCACCAAGTGCAGTAAGCAAAGCAAAAGATAATATTAGAAATGCCAATTTGGAAGATTATGTGACTATTCGTGAAGATAACTTTTTTGATAGCGAAAAAGAAACGGAAGGAAAACTTCACATTGTTTTCAATCCGCCGTATGATGAGCGTTTAGATATTCATATGGAACGTTTTTACGCAAGTATCGGCGATACATTAAAGAAAAATTATCCTGGTACAAATGCCTGGTTTATTACGGCAAACTTGGAAGCGTTGAAATTTGTAGGATTAAAGCCTTCCAGAAAAATCAAACTTTTTAACGCAAGTTTAGAAGCACGTTTGGTTAAATATGAAATGTACGAAGGAAGCAAGAGAACGAAATTTCAGGTCTAA
- a CDS encoding aspartate/glutamate racemase family protein, with product MRKIGLIGGISWVSTSDYYTLINKGINEKLGGLNFSECLIYSFNYADIKKNNDANDWDSTFNMLFKGCEFLKSGGAEAIVLCANTMHLIADKLQEAIDLPVIHIAEETAKAIQKKEIRKVGLLGTKFTMELDFFKDKLFQKGIETIIPVSEEDKDFIHWTIFEELGRGIVTEETKNRYLEIANKLIQNGAEGIILGCTEIPLIIKEGDLKVPIFDTTLIHTQAAINFQLS from the coding sequence ATGAGGAAAATTGGACTTATCGGCGGCATCAGTTGGGTTTCGACATCAGATTATTACACTTTAATTAATAAAGGAATAAATGAAAAACTCGGCGGATTGAATTTCTCCGAATGTCTGATTTACTCGTTTAATTATGCCGATATCAAAAAGAATAACGACGCCAACGATTGGGATTCGACTTTTAATATGCTTTTCAAAGGCTGTGAATTTCTAAAATCGGGTGGGGCAGAAGCGATTGTTTTATGTGCAAATACGATGCATTTAATAGCCGATAAACTGCAAGAAGCGATTGATCTTCCGGTTATTCATATTGCTGAAGAAACAGCCAAAGCGATTCAGAAAAAAGAAATTAGAAAAGTTGGATTGTTGGGAACAAAGTTTACCATGGAACTGGATTTCTTTAAAGATAAGCTTTTTCAAAAAGGAATTGAAACCATAATTCCAGTTTCTGAAGAAGATAAGGATTTTATTCACTGGACTATTTTTGAAGAATTAGGCAGAGGAATTGTAACCGAGGAAACAAAGAATCGTTATTTGGAAATTGCCAATAAATTAATTCAGAATGGTGCTGAAGGAATAATTTTGGGCTGTACAGAGATTCCTTTAATAATTAAAGAAGGAGATCTTAAGGTTCCTATTTTTGATACTACTTTGATTCATACACAAGCAGCAATTAATTTTCAATTATCATAA
- a CDS encoding DUF6048 family protein: MKHTLTSFFSFCFLLSMFLGQAQETNAPKPKTETAKPKIQEIKKDSVIKTDRYGLRVGVDLYKLTRGFYDKDYKGVEFVGDWRLTKKYYLAAELGYENKTTDDDRLNSSASGSYLKAGFDYNFYENWLDMENQITIGLRGGFSAFSQDLNSYKIYNPNPYWGEQPSLEVNQKYSGLSASWLEVVMGLKAEVFDNVFVGFGVQLKLLATNKKPSGFDNLYIPGFNRTYDGSFGVGFNYTVSYFIPIYKKKIMAPEKKAAPKKK, encoded by the coding sequence ATGAAACACACATTAACATCGTTTTTTAGTTTTTGCTTTTTGCTATCAATGTTTCTAGGGCAAGCTCAGGAAACAAATGCTCCTAAACCGAAAACTGAAACTGCAAAACCTAAGATTCAAGAAATTAAAAAAGACAGCGTTATCAAAACTGATCGCTATGGGCTTCGTGTTGGGGTCGACTTGTATAAACTTACTCGTGGTTTTTATGATAAAGATTATAAAGGGGTGGAATTTGTTGGAGACTGGAGACTAACTAAAAAGTATTATCTGGCAGCAGAATTAGGTTATGAAAATAAAACTACAGATGATGATCGATTAAATTCTTCTGCATCAGGAAGTTACCTAAAAGCTGGATTTGATTATAATTTTTATGAAAACTGGCTTGACATGGAAAACCAAATCACAATTGGTTTACGTGGAGGTTTTAGTGCTTTCAGCCAAGATTTGAACAGTTATAAAATATACAATCCCAATCCATATTGGGGCGAACAGCCTTCATTAGAAGTAAACCAAAAATACAGTGGGCTTTCTGCTAGTTGGCTGGAAGTAGTTATGGGATTAAAAGCTGAGGTTTTCGATAATGTATTTGTTGGTTTTGGCGTACAGTTAAAACTTTTGGCTACAAACAAAAAACCAAGCGGATTTGACAATCTTTATATCCCTGGATTCAACAGAACTTATGATGGAAGTTTTGGAGTAGGATTCAATTACACCGTTTCTTATTTCATTCCGATTTACAAGAAAAAAATAATGGCTCCTGAAAAGAAAGCTGCTCCTAAAAAGAAATAG
- a CDS encoding DUF6452 family protein: protein MKKLVSILLIFTFGLSSCEKDDICDANTPTTPRLVITFYKDIDPTTPAPVVNMTVKGKDETNPIIFNESATDSTQYYVNTSKISIPLRTDANTTTYEFTYNAGATSRNTDILTFTYTRENIYVSRACGFKMNFTLDQAIPVVRTDPDGINWMLSINVLNRNIVSEDETHINIVF, encoded by the coding sequence ATGAAAAAACTCGTTTCAATTTTACTAATTTTTACTTTCGGCTTATCCAGCTGTGAGAAAGATGATATATGCGATGCTAATACACCAACAACTCCAAGATTGGTTATTACATTCTACAAAGATATTGACCCTACAACTCCTGCTCCCGTTGTTAATATGACAGTAAAAGGAAAAGATGAGACAAATCCAATCATTTTTAATGAAAGTGCAACGGATAGTACTCAGTATTATGTAAATACAAGTAAAATTTCAATTCCGTTAAGAACAGATGCTAATACTACTACCTATGAGTTTACCTATAACGCCGGGGCGACAAGTAGAAATACGGATATTCTAACTTTTACATATACTCGTGAAAACATTTATGTTTCACGAGCATGTGGTTTTAAAATGAACTTTACTTTGGATCAGGCGATTCCAGTAGTTCGTACTGATCCTGATGGCATTAACTGGATGCTAAGTATTAATGTATTAAATAGAAACATTGTATCAGAAGATGAAACACACATTAACATCGTTTTTTAG